TATAGGTCCGTTCACTATTATTTAACGCTTCAATAACCGCATCATAAGAAGCTTTAATAGCTGATTGATCCGTCACCGTATACTGTACCTCTGGATCGGTATTAATAATATTGTCGTTTAAGGTTTCTTCATCAACCACTTCATCGTTCCAAAAAATCGTATTTTCATTGATTGTTATATGAACTGTTTCTACCGCATTTGGATCATTAATCGCATTCGATGATGGATTTGTCGTTTGTTGTGTACTATTATTATTGTTCGTCCCAAACAAACTTCCCCCATCTCCAATTAATCCAAATTCATTCAAACCAAATCCAAGTAACCCAATAGCTACTAGACCGGTTAGAACAAGACCACCTTTGCTTTTCTTTTTTCCATTATTTTTACTCATCCGCTGTACTCCTTTGTTGATTCAATAATTCGCCCTCAACCATTTCTTCACGATAAACGATGGTTTGCTCTGACAATGCGTCGAGGTTGGTAATAGCATTAACCATGTTTAAATAATCTTGATAATAAATCGTATCATTATTATAACTGAAAGTCACAATAATCACATCTTCTGCGTACCGACTTACTTCTTCTAATAGCCAGGTAGCTAAATCTTCTGTATCTGATTTAACGGATAGATAGTCATCTTCACCTACCGCAAAAATATTATTTTCAGTGGGGTCTGTAGGAAAGATGATATTTATTTTTCCAATCGATTCTTGGAAGGTTCTTAACCAAGCCTCTTCGGACTGAGTGGTTGGTAGTTGACTTTGTTCTAATTGGCTAACTTCGTGTTCTAAAGATTGGATAGTATCTTGATTGGCTTGTGTTTGCGTCGTTAAAATCATAAATAGTAAAATTAAAACAACATCTAAGAGTGGTGTTAAATCAACAATCATTTCACGATTAAACATTTTTTATATCACCTAGTTCGCGAGCTTGACGTGCATCTAAACGCAACAGATAGGTATTTACTTGCTGATTCCCCTGTTCAACCTTTGCCTGTAGAAAACCATTCAACGCTTTGAAAATAATCGCAAAAACGATACCCCAAAAAGTTGACGTTAAGGCAGCGAAAAACAATGCCGTTTCCATCGTCCCAACCATAGGAATAAGGGAGATAACTGTCCCTAACAAACCCATCAAAGGGAAAATCGCACAAATATTAATAAAAATCACATAATACTGATTGACTTGTTTCAGCTTCTCAGTGATGCGTCGCTCCCCATCTACACCCAGATAAAAATCGACATGTTGATTGAGTTGCTCACGGGTTTTTTTGCCTTGCGACAAATCGCCCTTAGGTTCTAACATCGTCATTAATTCATTGCTTAACTTCATACAATACCAATAAATAAACCAAGCAAATACAGCAATTAATATGATAAGGAAATCAAATTTAAAAAAATTATCGAGGATAGGTTGTAATAAACTCAAAACGGCTTCATCCTTTATTTATTTTTTGATGTCCTTATCATACCATGTTTTTATTTCAAGCCCTAACTTAAATGATTTATAACAGATCGCCATAACGCATAATATAAATCCGTTTAACGAACGTAACTAAGGCGAGGTATAAAATAATAATGATAATCATCCATAACCAGTAAGTGCCTGGTAGGGGTATTAAGCCAATTCCTTCTCCGATAGGTGTATAGGGTAAAATACTTCCAACAATCAATCCTAAGCTTGTTATTAAGATAAATAGGAAGGATGGATTACTTTCAATAAATGGCAATTTATTCGTTCTTAGGCCATAGAGTACCAACGTTTGTGACCACAGTGATAACACAAACCAACCCGTATGGAACAAACTCGCAAAAAGCGCTTGTTGCGGTTCAGCTAATTGAGTATAGCTGCCACCCATCACTGCGGGTGCAATTACAAAATACATCAAAATAAATATCACAAGATCAAACAGCGAACTAACAGGACCAAACCAGATCATAAAGCGACTAATTGATGAAGCATCCCATTTTTTTGGTTCTCTGATGTATTCGTCATCCATTTTATCCCATGGAATAGCCATACAAGCTAAGTCATAAATTAAGTTTAAAGCCAATAATTGAATAGGTAACATAGGTAAAAAAGGTAAGAAAATAGAGGCAATTAATACAGAAAACATATTTCCAAAATTAGAACTAGTTGTAATTTTAATGTACTTCATGATATTTCCAAAAATATTTCTGCCAGCAATAATGCCTTTTTCTAAAACCATTAAGTCTTTTTCAAGCAAAATTACATCGGCTGATTCTTTCGCAATATCTACTGCTGTATCAACCGAAATACCAACATCTGCAGCATGCATAGCCGGTGCGTCATTAATTCCATCCCCCATAAAGCCAACCA
This window of the Fundicoccus culcitae genome carries:
- a CDS encoding MotA/TolQ/ExbB proton channel family protein gives rise to the protein MSLLQPILDNFFKFDFLIILIAVFAWFIYWYCMKLSNELMTMLEPKGDLSQGKKTREQLNQHVDFYLGVDGERRITEKLKQVNQYYVIFINICAIFPLMGLLGTVISLIPMVGTMETALFFAALTSTFWGIVFAIIFKALNGFLQAKVEQGNQQVNTYLLRLDARQARELGDIKNV